The segment TCAACATTTTATGTGGCGCTTCATACGACTCGTTAATTTCGAGAAGTTCATTTATTTTTTCTGTAGTCAGCATTCTTTTTTCCTTTCCATTTGAGCCTTCAACTAAATCCATGAATTATTTTTTAAGGATGCGTCATGGCAAAATATTTAGCTTCCGGACTAAACTTTCGCTCGGCATTTCAATACCAGTATCCCGTCCCTCCCTTCTTTTCATGGATTTGGCTGAAGGCTCAAACTTTTTCTTTAAGCTATCTGCATCAACACACTCATCATTTTTTGATCGTCTTTTTTCTTCAGCTCGTCTAAAACATGCGCATAAGTCTCTTGTGTCACTCCCACATCCGCATGCCCCAATCGGGAAGAAATCGTTTGAATAGACACGCCTTCGGCTAGTAAGACACTAGCATGTGTGTGGCGTAGGGCATGTAGCCCTATTTGCGGAATTCCTAGCGTCTTACACTTCGTCACCATGTAATTGACATAAGTGGAATTATATTGCCGCTTATATTGCCCGTTTTCTAGTTTTTCGACGAAGATTGGCTCATTTGGTGGTAACCCATTCAAAAGTGGCTTAAACTGCCCCACAATCTGCCAATCAATTGCGATTTTTCGTACGCTACTTTCCGTTTTGGTTTTCTTAAACCCGCCGGTCGTCCGTTTGTAATCCCACGTCTTATCGATAGTTAAATGGTTAGTGGTCCAATCAAAATCAGCCGGCGTGATAGCCAAACATTCGGCAAATCGCATACCTGTTTTTGCCAGCAGCAAGATAAACCAATCTCGATTGATTCCGTGTGTGAGATCCAGCGAGTGGAGCAGTTTTGTCAGCTCTTCTTTTTGCAGAAATTTTGGTCGTTTTTCTCTAGGCTCTCTGCCTTTAATCACCGCCCGATAAGTAGGATCTTTCGCCAGGATCCCATCATGAAACGCGTCCACGATACAACCTTTGATTTGATGGTGAAAATCAGTAACCGTTTGTTTCTCGTGTGTCTTGGCATACTCATTGATAATTTTCTGATACTCGTTTCTGTCAAAATCCGACATGAATAGTTTAGGGCAGATACTTCTTAGCTGCTTTGCGGTCATGTAATATTTTTTCAACGTGACATCTGCAATAGCGCCGACTTTATATGTTTCAATCCAGTTTTCGAAATAATCGCAAAATAAAATTTCTTTCTTTTTTGTCATAGCCCCTACACCTCTTCAAACAAAATCGCATAATCATCGATATCCAGTACCTTCGCGATCTCCTGTACGGTCTTTAACGTTGCATTCAGCTTTTTATTTTTCGCCAGTGACGTATTCCCGCTAATCAGCTCAGTCCATGTCATTTCTTTATTTTTTCGATGCCAGTCCACATTGGACCAGAATATTTCTAAGAGATCCTTTTCTTTCCCTGGTTCCCGATACCCAATATTTAGAAAATACTCTTCCACATAATGCAGTTCCGCACGATAGCTGCTGTGTCCTTTTAAAAGACGTGCTTCCTCTAAGCTTGCATGCCGGAACGTGCGATTTTTTTCGTCAGCGACGATGGCTGATTTGTTGTTGTAATAGATTTTAAGCATGTTATACTGTCCCCCTCTTGTCTTGCCTTAGTACATTTATCCCTAAAACGGCAAATTTGATTCATCAATATCGACTGCGCCTGAAAACGGGTCTGACGTTGCGCTGTAACTACTTTGACTGCTACGGGAATAATTCCCCTCTGCACCCTGCGAACGCCCTGACGTTTGGCTATTCGAACCCTCACGCTTGCTTTCTAGCAGGCTAAACGATTCGACTACAACCTCAGTCACATACACACGCTGCCCCTGTTGATTCTCATAAGAACGTGTTTGGATACGTCCTGTGACACCGACCAGCGAACCCTTCTTCGCGTAATTGGCTAGATTTTCAGCCGCCTTGCGCCAAATCACACAGTTGATGAAGTCCGCTTCACGTTCTCCGCTTTGGTTAGTGAAATTGCGGTTCACAGCAAGCGTAAAACTTGCTGTTGCCGCACCACTTGCTGTATACCGTAAATCAGGATCTTTTGTTAATCGCCCAACTAAAACTACTTGATTAATCATCGCTATTCCTCCTTGAAATATTCGTTCATCATCTGATCGATGTAAGCTTTCCGTTCAGGATCGCTTTTGAAATTTGCCTTCTGTGCTTCCCAATCCGGAAGTGTTTCTCTCTTCACCGGCTGCCCGTAGTTCTGCTGCGGCTTAGGCTGTGTCTTATCTTTCCTAGCCCAGTTCCGGATCGTTGCTAGGTGATTCTTGTAAGTCTTGCCTGTTGATGCCATGTATGCCGATAGCCGTTCGATCCGTTCTTGCCAATCACTTGGAAACTCTGTTTTGAGTTTTTCAAGGTCTTGATCTGTAAAAAGGACGTTTTGATATTCGCCGTATTTGTGACGGACGGGTTTAGCCTGAGATTTTTTCGAAGGCTTTGACGAATCGTGGTACGAATCGTTATACGAATCGTGGTACGATTCCTCATTATCATTCTCATTATCATTTTCATTATCATTAAGTTTTTCTTTTGCTACTTTTCTTTTTGCCATCTCTTTTTCAAAAGCGGATTTTATCGTTTGGTCAAAATCTCGAATTGACTTATTCCAAAAACCAGTAAGATGGTTGTAAGCACGAATTATCAATTCTGTATCGTCTATTTTCGTAAGTTCCTTTTCCAACAGATCAATAACAGGCTTCCCCCCTTTTACAACGCTGTATTTTAAGGAATTAAGAACAGCTATTTCTTGCGTGTCGTCGTTATAGACGATGTTCTTATATTTATCTTGGAATCGTTGCAATAACACCGCTACAACCTCAACCGTATATCCAGTTTCAAAGCTGATCAATCGCTTAGGAAGTTTGTATATCCCTAGTTGTGTCGTGTGAGGATTAGTCATGAGATACAACATGAAGAATTTGTCTTCGACAGAAAACTTGTCAATCACCTTCCCATCTTCCCAAAACTGAGTGTCGACAATTCTTTTAATACTCAACTGAAAATCCCCTTTCTTCCATCATCCTTTTCCAACTCGTCCAGTTACTTGCGTTTAACGCAATCTCTCTCAATTCGTCTATATCATCGCTTGATTGACAAGCGTTTTTCAAAGCGACAATCGCTAGTCTATCGTCAACATAATTAAATCTGTTTCTCATAATGCCGCGGATGTAGTAAAGTTCTTTCATCAACTCATCCTGTGGATTTTTAGACCAGTAAGCCACACTCGGAATTTTGCTGAATGCTTGGCTGGCGTCCTCGTAACTCAAAGCAGATTTATCAATAGCTTCTGATAGCTCAATGTAAGAGTATTGTTTCAGCCATTTTTTTATCGATTTTTTCCCAGTTTCGCTAACCTCATACCCTGTGACCTCTTCGAATTCTTCTGCCAAGACATCGATCACATCATCATCCATCTTTTTAAGGCTCTGCCGCCAATCGATCATCATCTCAAGCTGTATTCTTCTTTCGTTCAGCTCTTCTAGTTGTTGCTTTTGCTTAGCAAGAGCTGAATCATCTGATAATTCGATGTTGGTTTTCCCTCTGTTACAGTCTCGACAGGAAGTAATCAAGTTGCTACTGTCGTTGTCTCCACCTTTAGAGACAGGAACGATATGATCGACTTCTAAAATCACATCCGGCGCTGACTTCCCACAGTATTGGCATTTAAAGGAGTCCCTTTTAAATATTTCAAAACGTAATTTTTTTCCTATACCTTTGCGATTCGACATACTATCTCCCTCCTAAATCCCCAACCGCTTGATTGTCTCCTCGTTCAGTTTGGTTGGGATAATCTGATATTTGTTCAAAAAGTTTTGTGTTCCGATTCGATGTTCTTCGCCATGATGGATACGACATCCGGCATAAAAATAGTGTTTTGTATGATCTATCTTCCGACGATTATTCCCCATCCCTACTGTATCGATGTGACAAATATCCGCAGGCTTACCGCAGATACAACATTTTCGGCAAACAATCGACTTGTAGAAAAAGTATTCCTGGTTCGCTGGCAAGATCTCATAGCCTTTTTTAAACGGAATATCCCACTCGAACACAAAATCGAGAATGATATCAGCAAGTAGTGTCGCATCGGTCATCGTGTTTACCGAGGCATCTGCTAAACTGATTTTTGAGCCTGTGAGAGCTTCGTAGACGTGATAGAAATAGTCTTTAAGACTCTCAATAGGTTCACCGGTAAAAGCATAGATATCGCCCAGCAACGCGTATATAAATCGGCGTTGTTCCGCTGTGAATCGACGCGGATCAGTAAACCGGAATTCAATCTCACGATCGCCGTCATAATCGAAGTACATCGTTTTGAGGCGTTCGATATTTAGTTCCTCGTTGATGTCAACCGTCAAGCGTTGAAAGTCTAGTTTTTTTATGACTGCGGAATATTTTTCATTGAACATTTCCATCACTTCTCGTTGTTTTCTTTAGCGGCTTTCATCTGTTCAATTCCGCTTTCTGTATACTTTTTGATTTGTTCATACATCGTTTCGTTGACGTCTTCTAACTTCCCACCGTATTGAAAATATGCAAGGACTTGATTTTCAAACGTTTTTGGCGCGCGATTTTTCAAAGCTGCTGCTTCTTCAAACAAGGCTTTCAGTTCTTCGATCTGTTCTTTCGTAGCAGAAGGCATTTCCGGTAAGTCTTCTCCGGCGTAGATATATAGACCTAAGCCAAACATCGCTAGATTTTTTACCAAACAACGCATGATCGTCTTGTTAACGTCAAACATAGTTGCCGCTTCAACATTCTTTTCGATATAGTTTCCAGTCCACTGTTTATTTTTATATTCCTTAACCTGATAGGTGTAAGGCTGATTTTTCATCGCTTTATTGGCACCGTCCATAACAGGCAACCACATTTCGTGTGTTAACTTGCCGATCGTCACTTTGGTAAAAACCATATACCCTGTGTTTTCGTCATAAACGTAAGGTAAATTGTTTTCAAATTTCAAAATCTCGTAGGTTGCTTCGGGATAGAGACGTTTCACCTCAGACCAAGCCCACGCCCAAGAAAGATAAGTCAATGTTGTATTTCCAGACTTCTTTTTTTCCGTGTGTCCATTTACATCAAGTGTGAATAAGCTTTTAAAAAT is part of the Enterococcus mediterraneensis genome and harbors:
- a CDS encoding site-specific integrase, whose translation is MTKKKEILFCDYFENWIETYKVGAIADVTLKKYYMTAKQLRSICPKLFMSDFDRNEYQKIINEYAKTHEKQTVTDFHHQIKGCIVDAFHDGILAKDPTYRAVIKGREPREKRPKFLQKEELTKLLHSLDLTHGINRDWFILLLAKTGMRFAECLAITPADFDWTTNHLTIDKTWDYKRTTGGFKKTKTESSVRKIAIDWQIVGQFKPLLNGLPPNEPIFVEKLENGQYKRQYNSTYVNYMVTKCKTLGIPQIGLHALRHTHASVLLAEGVSIQTISSRLGHADVGVTQETYAHVLDELKKKDDQKMMSVLMQIA
- the ssb gene encoding single-stranded DNA-binding protein encodes the protein MINQVVLVGRLTKDPDLRYTASGAATASFTLAVNRNFTNQSGEREADFINCVIWRKAAENLANYAKKGSLVGVTGRIQTRSYENQQGQRVYVTEVVVESFSLLESKREGSNSQTSGRSQGAEGNYSRSSQSSYSATSDPFSGAVDIDESNLPF
- a CDS encoding HNH endonuclease → MSNRKGIGKKLRFEIFKRDSFKCQYCGKSAPDVILEVDHIVPVSKGGDNDSSNLITSCRDCNRGKTNIELSDDSALAKQKQQLEELNERRIQLEMMIDWRQSLKKMDDDVIDVLAEEFEEVTGYEVSETGKKSIKKWLKQYSYIELSEAIDKSALSYEDASQAFSKIPSVAYWSKNPQDELMKELYYIRGIMRNRFNYVDDRLAIVALKNACQSSDDIDELREIALNASNWTSWKRMMEERGFSVEY
- a CDS encoding putative HNHc nuclease gives rise to the protein MFNEKYSAVIKKLDFQRLTVDINEELNIERLKTMYFDYDGDREIEFRFTDPRRFTAEQRRFIYALLGDIYAFTGEPIESLKDYFYHVYEALTGSKISLADASVNTMTDATLLADIILDFVFEWDIPFKKGYEILPANQEYFFYKSIVCRKCCICGKPADICHIDTVGMGNNRRKIDHTKHYFYAGCRIHHGEEHRIGTQNFLNKYQIIPTKLNEETIKRLGI
- a CDS encoding DUF1071 domain-containing protein; translation: MNQEEIFKSLFTLDVNGHTEKKKSGNTTLTYLSWAWAWSEVKRLYPEATYEILKFENNLPYVYDENTGYMVFTKVTIGKLTHEMWLPVMDGANKAMKNQPYTYQVKEYKNKQWTGNYIEKNVEAATMFDVNKTIMRCLVKNLAMFGLGLYIYAGEDLPEMPSATKEQIEELKALFEEAAALKNRAPKTFENQVLAYFQYGGKLEDVNETMYEQIKKYTESGIEQMKAAKENNEK